Part of the Bradyrhizobium sp. AZCC 1721 genome, GGCCTTGAGGTCGAGGAAATCGGCGCGCCGATGGATGTCTTGTGGTTTCGCGCCGGCAAGCGGGAGAACGAAAGCGAGAGCCTGTTTGCGCGGGTCGATCCCGGCAGGATGATGGTGACCTTCGACCGCGGCAACTATTGGCAATGCGCATTCGTCATTCCCAAAGGACAATACGACGCGGTCAAGGCGAGGGGACTGCCCGCGCTGCTCGACGACATCGCGCGCATGGCGCCGGTCCTGAGACCGGGATTTGCCGAGGTGAAGAGCTGGGACGACGTGAAGCTGTTGACGGTTGCGGTCAACCGGCTGAAGCGCTGGACGCGGCCGGGGCTGTTGTGCATCGGCGACGCCGCGCATGCGATGTCGCCGATCGGCGGCGTCGGCGTCAACCTCGCGGTTCAGGATGCGGTGGCGACGGCGAATCTGCTGGCGCCGAAGCTGGTAAGCGGCTGCCCGTCCGAAGACGAACTCGACGCGGTGCGCCGGCGGCGCGAATTTCCGGTGAAGATGACGCAGCGGATGCAGGTCGTCGTGCAGAACAACATCGTGAACGCTGCGCTGAAGCCGGGCAACCAGCCGCTGAAGGTCCCGTTGGTCATGCGGCTGGTCACCGCGGTGCCCTGGCTGCAGGGCGTCACGGCGCGGTTTGTGGGCTTAGGCGTGCGCCCAGAGCATGTGCATTCGCCACGCAGCGCCGGCAATTGAGCTGGGGCCCCTGCCGAAACAACCCGAAGGTTGTGTTTTGGTATCCTCAACCGGAGATAACATTGCGCGCAACTGTAGCAATCGGGTGACAGCCAAGGGGCTGGAATCTGGGTAATTTAGGTCATGATTTCGATTTGATGCTCACCCGCTGCTCATCCGCGCAGTGCTCAC contains:
- a CDS encoding FAD-dependent oxidoreductase — its product is MLPRRANRRQERAVKVRCCIVGGGPAGMMLGYLLGRAGIDVVVLEKHADFFRDFRGDTVHPSTLQVMDELGLIDGFLKLPHQRLQKMQGMFGGETVRLADLSRLGVKYPFIAFMPQWDFLNFLRESGKRFGSLKVMMSTEAIDLIRDSERVMGVKAKTPDGIIDIAADLTVACDGRHSLVRERAGLEVEEIGAPMDVLWFRAGKRENESESLFARVDPGRMMVTFDRGNYWQCAFVIPKGQYDAVKARGLPALLDDIARMAPVLRPGFAEVKSWDDVKLLTVAVNRLKRWTRPGLLCIGDAAHAMSPIGGVGVNLAVQDAVATANLLAPKLVSGCPSEDELDAVRRRREFPVKMTQRMQVVVQNNIVNAALKPGNQPLKVPLVMRLVTAVPWLQGVTARFVGLGVRPEHVHSPRSAGN